From a region of the Suncus etruscus isolate mSunEtr1 chromosome 11, mSunEtr1.pri.cur, whole genome shotgun sequence genome:
- the ATP5F1B gene encoding ATP synthase subunit beta, mitochondrial has protein sequence MLGLVGRVAAASASGALRGLSPSAPLPQAQLLLRVAPGALQSARDYAAQTSPSPKAGTTTGRIVAVIGAVVDVQFDEGLPPILNALEVQGRDTRLVLEVAQHLGESTVRTIAMDGTEGLVRGQKVLDSGAPIKIPVGPETLGRIMNVIGEPIDERGPIKTKQFAPIHAEAPEFMEMSVEQEILVTGIKVVDLLAPYAKGGKIGLFGGAGVGKTVLIMELINNVAKAHGGYSVFAGVGERTREGNDLYHEMIESGVINLKDATSKVALVYGQMNEPPGARARVALTGLTVAEYFRDQEGQDVLLFIDNIFRFTQAGSEVSALLGRIPSAVGYQPTLATDMGTMQERITTTKKGSITSVQAIYVPADDLTDPAPATTFAHLDATTVLSRAIAELGIYPAVDPLDSTSRIMDPNIVGNEHYDVARGVQKILQDYKSLQDIIAILGMDELSEEDKLTVSRARKIQRFLSQPFQVAEVFTGHMGKLVPLKETIKGFQQILAGEYDHLPEQAFYMVGPIEEAVAKADKLAEEHS, from the exons ATGTTGGGGCTTGTGGGTCGTGTGGCCGCTGCCTCGGCCTCAGGGGCCTTGCGGGGACTCAGTCCTTCGGCGCCGCTTCCCCAAGCCCAACTTTTACTGCGGGTGGCCCCGGGGGCTCTCCAATCCG CCCGAGACTATGCCGCCCAGACATCTCCTTCCCCGAAAGCGGGCACCACCACCGGGCGCATCGTGGCGGTCATCGGTGCCGTGGTGGACGTCCAGTTCGATGAAGGACTGCCCCCCATCCTCAACGCCCTGGAAGTGCAAGGCAGGGACACCAGGCTCGTTTTGGAGGTGGCCCAGCATTTGG GTGAGAGCACTGTAAGGACCATTGCTATGGATGGTACCGAAGGATTGGTCAGAGGCCAGAAAGTTCTCGATTCTGGCGCACCAATCAAAATTCCTGTTGGTCCTGAGACCTTGGGTAGAATCATGAATGTCATTGGAGAGCCTATTGATGAGAGAGGTCCCATCAAAACCAAACA GTTTGCTCCTATTCATGCTGAGGCTCCTGAATTCATGGAGATGAGTGTTGAGCAAGAGATTTTGGTTACTGGTATCAAGGTTGTGGATCTGCTGGCTCCCTATGCCAAGGGTGGCAAAATTG GTCTGTTTGGTGGTGCTGGAGTTGGAAAGACTGTACTGATTATGGAATTAATCAACAACGTTGCCAAAGCCCATGGTGGTTACTCGGTGTTTGCTGGTGTTGGTGAGAGGACTCGTGAGGGCAATGACTTGTACCATGAAATGATTGAGTCTGGTGTTATCAACTTGAAAGATGCTACCTCCAAG GTGGCCCTGGTTTACGGTCAGATGAATGAACCACCCGGTGCTCGTGCCAGAGTAGCTCTTACTGGACTGACTGTGGCTGAATACTTCAGAGACCAAGAAGGTCAGGATGTGTTGCTGTTTATTGATAACATCTTCCGCTTTACCCAGGCTGGCTCAGAG GTGTCTGCTTTATTGGGCAGAATCCCTTCTGCTGTAGGCTACCAGCCTACCCTGGCCACTGATATGGGTACCATGCAGGAGAGAATTACCACCACCAAGAAGGGATCGATCACCTCTGTGCAG GCTATTTATGTGCCTGCTGATGACTTGACTGACCCTGCCCCTGCTACCACATTCGCCCATTTGGATGCTACCACTGTCCTGTCCCGTGCTATTGCTGAATTGGGCATCTACCCTGCAGTGGATCCTCTTGACTCCACCTCTCGAATCATGGATCCCAACATTGTTGGCAATGAGCATTATGATGTTGCCCGTGGGGTGCAAAAGATCCTGCAG GACTACAAATCTCTTCAGGACATCATTGCTATCCTGGGTATGGATGAACTTTCTGAGGAAGACAAGTTGACTGTGTCCCGGGCACGAAAAATCCAGCGTTTCTTATCTCAGCCATTCCAGGTTGCTGAGGTCTTCACAGGTCATATGGGGAAGCTGGTACCCTTGAAAGAGACCATCAAAGGATTCCAGCAGATTTTGGCAG GTGAATATGACCATCTGCCAGAGCAGGCCTTCTATATGGTGGGACCCATTGAAGAAGCTGTGGCAAAAGCTGATAAACTGGCTGAAGAGCACTCGTGA